In a genomic window of Leifsonia xyli subsp. cynodontis DSM 46306:
- a CDS encoding DUF4822 domain-containing protein — protein MTTPSGVRTRSALLSTSLVAAAALAVLPVGSAFAASSATAAHAAASIAPASANTPSSAEAATALLASTAWETTAARDQDGNAMALTDPAVANFVGWAYYDAAGTFRIYSLEDAPRSQGEWSLATGPEGLTRTLVAKNAAGDVLFSPAPFRSLS, from the coding sequence ATGACAACCCCCTCCGGCGTTCGCACCCGCAGCGCCCTCCTCTCGACCTCCCTCGTGGCGGCCGCTGCGCTGGCCGTCCTGCCCGTCGGCAGCGCGTTCGCCGCCTCGTCGGCGACCGCTGCGCACGCCGCCGCGTCCATCGCCCCCGCGAGCGCCAACACCCCGTCCTCCGCCGAGGCCGCCACCGCCCTGCTGGCGTCGACCGCGTGGGAGACGACGGCCGCACGCGACCAGGACGGCAACGCCATGGCGCTCACCGACCCCGCCGTCGCCAACTTCGTCGGCTGGGCGTACTACGACGCTGCCGGCACGTTCAGGATCTACAGCCTGGAGGACGCCCCGCGCTCACAGGGCGAGTGGTCGCTGGCCACCGGCCCCGAGGGCCTCACCCGGACGCTCGTCGCGAAGAACGCCGCCGGCGACGTCCTCTTCTCACCCGCACCGTTCCGGTCACTGTCCTGA